One genomic region from Leptospira inadai serovar Lyme str. 10 encodes:
- a CDS encoding GGDEF domain-containing protein, protein MKLWDYINEDFLRAKSSQIREIRALDNGKTVRVLCVSSILISLLLIVQNVVSPGLPEGSIIKLLYIVSFTSVAVISFICYLFLTFIANPHIIRMLTNFYGFTATLMTTTLTLIDLAHIKDYSAYCFGLMTLPLFIRASLATYIAIIAVNFTWFLFGYHLMLNEEIDFNTLAPIIAFSIGSLFASVVVERARLKGNFLQLELEESNRNLRELSHKDQLTGLYNRRHLMEALQTMVSAANRYDFPVSALLLDLDHFKKTNDSFGHQVGDRLLARIGGLLFGLVRDCDIAARYGGEEFCIILTNTAKDGALFVAERIRNRIESETFEGIPWNVTVSIGVSMREPNQSVEDFLRIADEKLYESKSAGRNRISA, encoded by the coding sequence ATGAAACTCTGGGATTATATTAACGAAGATTTTTTAAGAGCAAAATCCTCTCAAATTCGGGAAATCCGAGCCTTAGATAACGGGAAAACAGTTAGAGTACTCTGCGTTTCTTCCATTCTGATCTCCTTACTTTTAATCGTTCAAAACGTAGTTTCTCCCGGGTTGCCCGAGGGAAGCATTATCAAGCTCTTGTATATTGTTTCGTTCACTAGTGTGGCAGTTATTTCGTTTATATGTTATTTGTTTCTAACGTTTATCGCAAATCCTCATATCATCAGGATGTTAACGAATTTTTACGGCTTTACCGCCACCCTCATGACGACTACTCTCACCTTGATCGATTTGGCGCATATTAAGGATTATTCGGCGTATTGCTTCGGCCTGATGACCCTACCCCTTTTTATCCGCGCTAGCCTTGCCACTTACATCGCGATCATAGCCGTCAACTTCACTTGGTTTTTATTCGGATATCATCTAATGCTAAATGAAGAGATCGATTTTAATACTTTAGCCCCAATTATCGCTTTTTCCATCGGCAGCCTTTTTGCTTCCGTCGTAGTGGAAAGGGCAAGGTTAAAGGGAAATTTTCTGCAACTTGAACTGGAAGAATCGAATCGGAACCTTCGGGAACTTTCTCATAAGGATCAGCTCACGGGGTTATACAACCGTCGCCATCTCATGGAAGCGCTTCAAACTATGGTTTCCGCCGCGAATCGATACGATTTTCCGGTCTCCGCCTTATTATTAGATTTAGATCATTTTAAAAAGACGAACGATTCCTTCGGACACCAGGTAGGAGACCGATTGCTCGCAAGAATCGGCGGCTTATTATTCGGCCTGGTTAGAGATTGCGATATAGCAGCCCGATACGGTGGAGAAGAATTTTGCATAATTCTTACGAATACCGCGAAAGACGGGGCGCTCTTCGTTGCCGAGCGAATTCGTAATAGGATCGAGAGCGAAACGTTCGAAGGAATTCCTTGGAACGTGACGGTCAGTATAGGAGTTTCGATGCGGGAGCCGAATCAGTCCGTAGAGGATTTTCTAAGAATAGCGGATGAAAAACTCTACGAATCCAAGTCGGCAGGGCGCAATCGGATCTCGGCTTAA
- a CDS encoding trifunctional serine/threonine-protein kinase/ATP-binding protein/SpoIIE family protein phosphatase, giving the protein MAKAKTEKIPYELGEQIHEDSFSITYRGFFGPVRDAKIIRVQKTDAKEASSFYFVNEFELGKLVSDSGILRPEMMVDVSERICLVYENVSFGLLEKRLSGSPNIEIEEFLEMALSLSENLLKLHSVGIVHNQISPKAFFYDPTSRVSKLAWLGGASLLLSDKGGYVPQRYTFDLLAYCSPENTGRLNRAVDSRSDAYSLGALFYQILVGVPPFNSDDPLELIHYHIARSPVSLAKLRDDVPRAVSDVVDKLLSKMPEERYRSLESLTHDLKNIKESLRSKRKLSEFLPGVYEQRTGFRDSDRVYDREKERKTIESAVVGVTSGKRGVVVVRGKSGTGKTTLVEDAISYLDIYSVQLIRGKFEEDKRGIPYFAFRQMMGDLLRTILERKEEEIVRLRNYIKETLGENFEILAHFLPDLVNLLGVSDKAKDRKKARDEKTLFAVALRFLCLCFDKKNPAVVLLDDVQWADPASVSLIEYILHSEEWEGLLFVLASRIEEGEFSTLKGKSLAPGLEVREITLGPLSRESVRKYVSDSLYIDAGDADKLVEILISKTDGNPLFLHQFLKSLFQDSCLTFNPTTSRYVPEWDRILQRGVTENVLDLVFERIARLPEETALVLRVGACIGAKFDLRILYDFFKDKPDLLARGIRESVKEGILFYHESGTMLFPALQYISQGKIEESGLLSSLSEVQFRFSHDRMSQGISDATEPIERGIIHKRIARILIEREKENGNGALVLEIASHLVRSQELREDEEGSEDFFHYTVLAGNAAKASAAYESAYSIFGLLSSLLRKNHRRSDRRTSFNIMKSLAESAYYLSKREEAEEIVAELLAKAESPIEKVDVYLMQLEVMNVFNDLESAYKIGVDALECLGIRFRGKPGIAGLLFEFLKMIVYGRGRSPEKLINAKENKDPHKVEAVNIIVNLLNYGKHMDATVMAYLYLKLINLTLKEGNSPSSFFGYAGFGSVILAGTGNFELSLRYWRLAEGILERFDADHLYGRYIFGRTILLDYFKHPFRAIADFAEESYHKCLQHGDYLWAGYALFSQNMYQLYSAENSYSYREKIRENIERGSKLNYDILNIFLYTSESYLDRIEGKTTESIRFKESVLSHKNFEDSVLFPAGNGTANSWYATLIGTSAYLSRNYNEAERILDKYKEDVEKSRILFLYSEYRFYKSMLLLKFSDSGRKLRFSERLFIRNSRSLFSRWQKIYPTSFSAYAFVLKAEIAEFQGKEDAASVYYENAIKEAEYESSDLRKAVVFEHAARWNIRRDRLSYGKFLLQNSLRLYGYWGAKSLVESLKEEFEEVLRASSTGKHSLERVLSDSILATSYNLDLRTVLKASQSISGVIELGELLRQLVRTIMESAAATRGFLVLPDGRELYLRAGSDIEEPGFLPKPMTLDDAAHLLPTEVVYYCFRSGQRILLADASKDPLYSVNPYVRRSKPKSLLCMPITKQGRILCVLYLENRLTSGIFDQHRLEILEILSAQAAISLENAKLYEDITSMNSELEQKVAERTDELARSLEIIRKDMLYSKRIQRSILPEHFTIPGLRYSVSYLPMDEVGGDFYDLSVVKDGKYRFFLADATGHGVQAALITMAIKGEYENLKFKFDDPGELLSELNNAILTKYKTLYFTATLTDLDLNEMKLKYASAGHLSQYLLRDGETRDLPKTGAILGFVKDYPYKNSEFGIQSGDRLYLFSDGIFEQFDSDKIEYGEDRFRNSVLSTRQFDPDRQAEKIIACVYEFLRGTPVQDDITLIILNIE; this is encoded by the coding sequence ATGGCTAAGGCGAAAACCGAAAAAATTCCCTACGAGTTGGGGGAGCAAATCCATGAGGATTCTTTCTCCATCACTTACCGGGGGTTTTTCGGTCCAGTCCGAGACGCGAAAATTATTCGCGTCCAAAAAACCGACGCAAAGGAAGCTTCCTCTTTTTATTTCGTAAACGAGTTCGAACTTGGAAAATTAGTGTCGGATTCCGGAATTTTACGACCGGAAATGATGGTGGACGTTTCCGAAAGAATCTGCTTGGTTTACGAAAACGTTTCCTTCGGCCTTTTGGAAAAGAGACTCTCGGGAAGTCCTAATATCGAAATAGAGGAATTTTTGGAGATGGCCCTGTCATTATCCGAAAACCTTTTGAAACTACATTCGGTCGGGATCGTTCATAATCAAATCTCTCCCAAGGCCTTTTTTTATGACCCGACATCTCGCGTCTCTAAACTGGCATGGCTTGGGGGCGCTTCTCTTTTACTATCGGATAAAGGAGGGTATGTCCCTCAGCGTTACACCTTCGATCTGCTCGCATATTGTTCTCCCGAAAATACCGGACGCTTAAATCGAGCGGTCGATTCCCGTTCGGATGCTTATTCCTTGGGGGCTTTGTTCTATCAGATCCTAGTGGGAGTTCCTCCATTCAATTCCGATGATCCCCTAGAATTAATCCATTATCATATTGCTCGATCGCCGGTTTCTCTCGCCAAATTGCGGGATGATGTACCCAGAGCCGTTTCCGATGTCGTGGATAAATTGCTTTCAAAAATGCCCGAGGAACGATATCGCTCGCTTGAAAGCTTAACTCATGATTTAAAGAATATTAAGGAATCTTTACGTTCAAAGCGAAAGCTTTCCGAATTCCTGCCCGGCGTTTACGAGCAGAGGACCGGGTTTCGCGATTCGGATCGCGTTTATGATAGGGAAAAGGAAAGAAAAACGATCGAATCCGCCGTAGTCGGAGTCACCTCCGGTAAGCGAGGAGTCGTCGTCGTGCGCGGAAAATCCGGAACAGGAAAGACGACTTTAGTCGAGGATGCGATTTCCTACTTGGACATATATTCGGTTCAATTGATTCGAGGAAAGTTCGAGGAGGACAAGCGGGGCATTCCCTATTTCGCATTTCGACAAATGATGGGAGACCTTCTTCGAACGATCCTGGAACGCAAGGAAGAAGAGATAGTACGCCTTCGGAATTATATTAAGGAAACGTTAGGTGAAAATTTTGAAATTTTAGCCCATTTTTTACCCGATCTGGTAAACCTTCTAGGGGTTTCCGATAAGGCGAAGGACCGGAAAAAAGCCAGGGATGAAAAGACCTTATTTGCGGTAGCACTGCGGTTTTTATGCTTATGCTTCGATAAAAAGAACCCGGCCGTCGTATTGTTGGACGACGTTCAGTGGGCGGATCCTGCGTCCGTTTCTTTAATCGAATATATTCTGCATAGTGAAGAGTGGGAAGGTTTGCTATTCGTTCTGGCTAGTCGGATCGAGGAGGGGGAGTTCTCCACTTTAAAGGGGAAGTCGCTTGCGCCAGGCCTGGAAGTCCGGGAAATAACACTGGGTCCATTGAGCCGAGAAAGCGTTCGCAAGTACGTTTCGGATAGCTTGTACATTGATGCGGGCGATGCGGATAAGTTGGTGGAGATATTGATATCCAAAACCGACGGTAATCCATTGTTCCTACATCAGTTCTTAAAGTCTCTTTTTCAGGATTCCTGTCTAACGTTCAACCCGACTACATCGCGTTACGTTCCTGAATGGGATCGGATTCTTCAAAGAGGCGTAACGGAAAACGTTCTCGATCTTGTTTTCGAAAGAATTGCGCGACTTCCGGAAGAGACGGCCCTCGTATTACGAGTGGGTGCATGTATCGGTGCGAAGTTCGATCTTAGAATATTGTACGATTTTTTTAAGGATAAGCCGGACCTGCTCGCGCGCGGAATTCGAGAGAGCGTAAAGGAAGGCATTTTATTTTATCACGAATCGGGAACGATGTTATTTCCGGCGTTGCAATATATTTCTCAAGGGAAAATCGAAGAATCGGGACTTCTTTCTTCGTTATCCGAAGTACAGTTTCGTTTCTCTCACGATAGAATGAGCCAGGGGATTTCGGATGCTACCGAGCCGATCGAGCGCGGTATAATCCATAAGCGAATCGCGCGTATTCTAATCGAACGAGAAAAAGAGAACGGTAACGGGGCGTTGGTTCTCGAGATCGCGAGTCATCTCGTTCGATCTCAAGAGTTGCGCGAAGACGAAGAGGGGAGCGAGGATTTCTTTCATTACACGGTCCTAGCGGGAAACGCGGCAAAAGCCTCGGCGGCTTACGAATCGGCTTATTCGATATTCGGGCTTCTTTCATCTCTTTTAAGGAAAAACCATCGGCGATCCGATAGAAGAACTTCGTTTAACATTATGAAATCGTTGGCGGAATCCGCCTATTATCTTTCCAAGAGGGAGGAGGCGGAGGAAATCGTTGCGGAATTATTGGCGAAGGCCGAGAGTCCGATCGAGAAAGTCGACGTATATTTAATGCAGTTGGAGGTCATGAACGTCTTTAACGACCTCGAATCCGCATATAAAATCGGTGTCGACGCTTTGGAATGTCTAGGGATTCGGTTTAGAGGTAAACCCGGAATAGCGGGGCTCCTATTCGAGTTTCTAAAGATGATCGTTTACGGTAGAGGAAGGAGTCCCGAAAAACTCATCAACGCAAAAGAAAATAAGGACCCGCATAAAGTCGAAGCGGTTAACATTATCGTTAATTTACTTAATTATGGAAAGCATATGGACGCCACCGTTATGGCGTATCTATATTTAAAACTTATTAATCTAACTCTTAAGGAAGGAAATTCTCCTTCTAGTTTTTTCGGATATGCCGGATTCGGTTCCGTAATCCTAGCCGGAACCGGAAACTTCGAGTTGTCCTTGCGATATTGGCGATTGGCAGAGGGGATTTTGGAGCGCTTTGATGCGGATCACCTTTACGGAAGATATATTTTCGGTCGCACGATCTTACTGGATTATTTTAAGCATCCTTTTCGCGCTATCGCGGATTTTGCCGAAGAATCATATCATAAATGCCTGCAGCATGGGGACTATTTATGGGCCGGGTACGCGCTTTTTTCCCAGAATATGTATCAACTTTATTCGGCGGAAAACTCCTATTCTTATAGGGAGAAGATTCGGGAAAACATAGAGAGAGGATCGAAACTCAATTACGATATTTTGAATATATTTTTATATACTTCCGAATCTTACTTGGATCGCATCGAGGGAAAGACAACGGAATCGATACGATTCAAAGAATCGGTACTGAGTCATAAAAACTTCGAAGATTCGGTTCTCTTTCCCGCCGGCAACGGTACCGCGAATTCATGGTACGCGACTCTTATCGGAACTTCGGCATATTTATCCAGAAATTATAATGAAGCCGAGCGTATCCTGGATAAATATAAGGAAGATGTGGAAAAATCCAGAATTCTATTCCTATATTCGGAATATAGATTTTATAAATCCATGTTGTTGCTTAAATTTTCGGATTCTGGCCGAAAATTAAGGTTCTCCGAAAGACTTTTTATCAGGAATTCCCGATCCCTTTTTTCTCGATGGCAAAAAATTTATCCGACTTCGTTTAGCGCTTATGCCTTCGTATTAAAGGCGGAAATTGCGGAATTCCAAGGCAAGGAGGACGCGGCTAGCGTTTATTATGAAAATGCGATTAAGGAGGCCGAGTATGAAAGCAGCGACCTGCGAAAAGCGGTCGTCTTTGAGCATGCGGCTCGATGGAATATAAGAAGGGATCGTCTTTCGTACGGGAAGTTTCTTCTGCAAAATTCCCTTCGACTTTACGGTTACTGGGGAGCGAAATCTCTCGTAGAGTCCCTAAAGGAAGAATTCGAGGAAGTGCTCCGAGCTTCTTCGACAGGCAAACATTCGTTGGAACGAGTACTATCCGATTCCATACTTGCCACCAGCTATAATCTTGATTTGCGAACGGTTTTGAAAGCCTCTCAAAGCATTTCGGGAGTGATCGAGCTAGGCGAACTCCTGCGGCAACTGGTTCGAACGATCATGGAAAGTGCCGCGGCGACTAGAGGCTTTTTGGTGCTTCCGGACGGTAGAGAGTTATACTTGCGAGCCGGATCCGACATCGAAGAGCCCGGCTTTCTACCTAAGCCGATGACCTTGGATGATGCTGCTCACCTATTGCCGACGGAAGTCGTTTATTACTGCTTTAGATCGGGGCAAAGAATCTTACTAGCAGACGCTTCGAAAGATCCTTTATATTCCGTAAACCCGTACGTTAGACGAAGCAAGCCTAAATCGCTATTGTGTATGCCGATCACGAAACAAGGTAGAATTCTCTGCGTTCTTTATTTGGAAAATCGTCTGACCTCCGGAATCTTCGACCAACATAGATTGGAAATTTTGGAAATTCTTTCCGCGCAGGCGGCAATTTCTTTGGAGAACGCAAAGCTTTACGAAGATATCACCTCCATGAATTCGGAATTGGAACAAAAAGTCGCGGAGAGAACCGACGAACTGGCAAGGTCTTTAGAAATCATCCGGAAGGATATGTTATATTCGAAGAGGATTCAACGAAGTATTCTCCCCGAGCATTTCACGATACCGGGTTTACGATACTCGGTCAGCTATTTACCGATGGACGAGGTTGGAGGAGATTTTTACGACTTATCCGTCGTCAAGGACGGTAAATACAGATTCTTCTTAGCGGACGCAACAGGGCATGGAGTCCAAGCCGCGTTGATTACGATGGCAATCAAAGGAGAATACGAGAATCTTAAGTTCAAATTCGATGATCCCGGAGAGCTGTTATCCGAATTAAATAACGCGATCCTAACCAAATATAAAACTCTGTATTTTACCGCGACATTGACCGACTTAGACTTGAATGAGATGAAATTAAAATATGCGTCTGCCGGTCACCTTTCTCAATATTTACTTCGGGACGGAGAAACGAGAGACCTACCTAAAACGGGGGCTATATTAGGGTTTGTTAAAGATTATCCTTACAAAAACAGCGAATTCGGTATCCAGTCAGGAGACAGACTCTATTTATTTTCCGACGGAATTTTCGAACAATTCGATTCCGATAAAATCGAGTACGGAGAGGATCGATTCCGAAATTCGGTTTTATCCACGAGGCAATTCGATCCGGATCGGCAGGCGGAGAAAATCATCGCTTGCGTATATGAATTCCTTCGAGGAACTCCTGTCCAAGACGATATTACGCTTATCATCCTGAATATCGAGTAG
- a CDS encoding MFS transporter — MESTSTIARPKAALSEPFLIFLLASIQFTHIMDFMIMFPLQDYFLKQFGIDTAVFSFVLASYSYAAAAAALLGANFIDRFNRKSAAIFLYTGFIFGTILCAVADSFYFLLTARIIAGTFGGMIGGIILSIIGDVFPIERRGRAMGAVMGAFSVASVAGVPIGLWIANKFSWNYSFGFVVSLSLPILLSAIFYLPSIPSKQAKARALDFSQLYAVLSDRNHIKAILFFMSVILGGFVVVTSIAVYMERNVGFSKQDVQLIYLIGGLCTFFSSRFVGIMADKYGKHKVFLNMVLIAIVPIIVLTHLPKVPLPVALMVTTSFMVLVSGRIIPAMALMTSAVRPELRGSFMSVSSGLQSIATGLGATIAGFVLVTLPDGSFERFDIVGYLAVGFNLIGLYLSRKVKIVS, encoded by the coding sequence ATGGAGTCAACCTCTACTATCGCCCGTCCAAAAGCCGCTCTCAGTGAACCGTTTTTGATCTTTCTTTTAGCTAGCATTCAGTTCACACACATCATGGACTTTATGATTATGTTTCCGTTACAGGATTATTTTTTAAAACAATTCGGAATTGATACGGCGGTATTTTCATTCGTTCTCGCATCTTATTCGTATGCCGCTGCCGCCGCCGCGTTATTGGGGGCGAACTTCATCGATCGGTTTAATCGAAAATCTGCGGCGATATTTCTGTATACAGGTTTCATTTTCGGAACGATTCTTTGTGCTGTTGCCGATTCTTTCTATTTCCTTTTAACGGCAAGAATCATTGCGGGGACTTTCGGCGGAATGATAGGCGGAATTATTCTTTCGATTATCGGCGACGTTTTCCCGATCGAAAGACGAGGTCGCGCTATGGGTGCCGTAATGGGCGCATTCTCGGTCGCGTCAGTTGCGGGAGTTCCAATCGGGCTTTGGATCGCCAACAAATTTTCTTGGAACTACAGTTTCGGATTCGTGGTTTCTCTAAGTCTGCCGATCTTGTTAAGCGCAATCTTTTATTTACCGAGTATCCCATCAAAGCAGGCCAAAGCACGAGCATTGGATTTCTCGCAATTGTATGCGGTTTTATCCGATAGGAATCACATTAAGGCGATTCTCTTTTTCATGTCGGTCATTCTAGGCGGGTTCGTGGTAGTCACTTCGATTGCGGTATACATGGAAAGGAATGTGGGATTTTCAAAGCAAGACGTTCAACTGATATATTTGATCGGGGGACTTTGCACTTTCTTTTCTTCGCGATTTGTCGGAATTATGGCGGACAAATACGGGAAACATAAAGTTTTTCTAAACATGGTTCTGATAGCAATTGTTCCGATTATCGTGCTCACTCATTTGCCAAAGGTCCCTCTGCCTGTTGCACTTATGGTGACCACTAGCTTTATGGTTTTGGTATCGGGTCGTATCATTCCCGCTATGGCATTGATGACGTCGGCTGTTCGTCCGGAATTGCGGGGAAGTTTCATGTCGGTAAGTTCCGGTTTGCAAAGTATCGCAACAGGGTTGGGTGCAACGATCGCCGGATTTGTCTTGGTCACACTTCCTGACGGATCCTTCGAGAGGTTTGATATCGTCGGTTATTTGGCCGTCGGTTTCAATTTGATCGGACTTTATCTTTCTCGCAAGGTTAAGATCGTTTCCTAA
- a CDS encoding acetyl-CoA hydrolase/transferase family protein: protein MNIKFTAADQAVSLIQSYNRVFIHSVFAAPPLLIEAMSKRASELKDVEVVHIHTEGSVPYAMPGNEASFRTNALFVGPNMRKAVEEGRADYVPVFLSECPALFRKGILPIDVALISVSPPDKHGFCSLGVSVDIAKAAVDTAKKVIAQVNRNMPRTHGDGILHVSKIDAFVQGDTPLLEAPATVPNEVETNIGRYIAGLVEDGATLQMGIGAIPNAVLTFLTNHKNLGIHTEMFSDGAIPLIESGVVNGTRKKTHPGKIVSGFVMGTRKLYDFIDDNPEVVLLDIEYVNDTSVIRKNPKVTAINSAIEVDLTGQICADSIGTRQFSGVGGQMDFIRGASLSEGGKPIVALPSSTSKGESRIVTMLKPGASVTTTRAHVHYIVTEYGVADLYGKNLRQRANELIRIAHPDHRESLEKQAAERFRGF, encoded by the coding sequence ATGAACATAAAATTCACCGCAGCAGACCAAGCCGTTTCGTTGATCCAATCTTATAATCGCGTCTTTATTCATAGCGTTTTTGCCGCTCCTCCTCTCCTGATCGAAGCAATGTCAAAAAGAGCTAGCGAGCTCAAGGACGTAGAAGTCGTCCACATTCACACGGAAGGTTCGGTTCCGTACGCAATGCCTGGCAACGAAGCAAGTTTTAGAACGAACGCTCTTTTTGTAGGTCCGAATATGCGGAAGGCAGTGGAAGAAGGGCGCGCCGACTATGTTCCCGTTTTCTTAAGTGAATGTCCGGCCCTATTTCGAAAAGGAATTCTTCCTATAGATGTCGCATTGATTTCCGTTTCTCCACCTGACAAACACGGATTTTGTTCTTTAGGAGTTTCGGTCGATATCGCAAAAGCGGCAGTCGATACCGCTAAAAAAGTTATTGCCCAGGTAAATCGCAATATGCCTCGAACGCATGGCGACGGAATTTTACACGTAAGTAAAATCGACGCTTTCGTCCAAGGTGATACTCCGCTGTTAGAAGCCCCGGCAACGGTGCCGAACGAAGTGGAAACCAACATAGGTAGATATATCGCCGGATTGGTAGAAGACGGCGCGACATTACAAATGGGCATAGGCGCGATCCCTAATGCAGTATTAACGTTCTTAACGAATCACAAAAACTTAGGAATTCATACCGAAATGTTTTCGGATGGAGCAATACCCCTGATTGAAAGCGGCGTCGTAAACGGTACCCGAAAGAAAACTCATCCGGGTAAAATCGTTTCCGGTTTCGTCATGGGAACGAGAAAACTCTACGATTTCATCGACGATAATCCCGAAGTAGTTCTGTTAGATATCGAGTACGTAAACGATACATCGGTGATTCGTAAAAACCCGAAAGTAACGGCTATCAATTCCGCAATCGAAGTCGATTTAACCGGACAAATTTGCGCGGACTCGATCGGAACCAGGCAGTTTTCGGGAGTGGGTGGACAAATGGACTTTATTCGAGGAGCTTCCCTTTCCGAAGGTGGAAAGCCGATCGTTGCTTTGCCTTCCTCCACTTCCAAAGGAGAATCCAGGATAGTCACGATGTTGAAGCCCGGAGCAAGCGTAACGACTACCCGTGCTCATGTGCATTATATCGTTACCGAGTACGGGGTGGCCGATCTCTATGGAAAAAATTTAAGACAAAGAGCGAACGAGTTAATAAGAATCGCGCATCCCGATCACCGTGAATCCCTGGAGAAGCAAGCCGCCGAAAGATTTCGCGGGTTTTAG
- a CDS encoding sodium:solute symporter family protein, which produces MLGFFVIFYILITLLVGAISSRFVRSSKDYVLAGRRLPLFLASSALFATWFGSETLMGASSKFVEGGILAVIEDPFGAALCLSLVGLFFARPLYRMNILTFGDLYRNRFGKKIEFLSALFMIPSYFGWIAAQLVAMGIVINSLFGFEMYVGILLASIVVLIYTYVGGMWAISITDFVQTILIVVGLAVLVWDLKEKAGGFDTVLSNSQPGFFNFFPPFELKAVLAYIAAWITIGLGSIPQQDIFQRVMSSKSEKVAVYSSYLGAVMYLTVAFLPLLAGYFARKVYPDIAFGDSQMILPQVVLIHSSLLIQILFFGALLSAILSTASGAILAPATVLGENLIRPLLKDTAEARLLKVLRFSVLLVTAVSTVMALSQTNIYQLVADSSSISLVSLFVPLVSALFWKRSTATGAIFAMFWGTAAWIGFKFWGPDWLPASLLGLAISFIGQLIGTFFPVAKLEQKELL; this is translated from the coding sequence TTGTTAGGTTTTTTTGTTATATTCTACATTCTTATCACGCTGCTGGTAGGAGCGATCTCCTCAAGATTCGTAAGAAGTTCCAAGGATTACGTTTTAGCAGGTAGACGATTACCTCTTTTTCTCGCGTCTTCCGCATTATTTGCGACCTGGTTCGGGTCCGAAACGTTGATGGGGGCTTCTTCCAAATTCGTGGAAGGCGGGATTTTAGCGGTTATCGAAGATCCGTTCGGAGCTGCACTCTGTCTCTCTCTAGTGGGATTATTTTTTGCCCGACCTTTATATAGAATGAACATCCTTACCTTCGGAGATTTGTATCGAAATCGGTTCGGGAAGAAAATCGAATTTCTGTCCGCGTTGTTCATGATTCCTTCCTATTTCGGATGGATTGCGGCTCAGCTAGTCGCTATGGGGATCGTCATCAATTCGCTGTTCGGTTTCGAAATGTACGTCGGAATCTTGCTCGCGTCGATCGTAGTATTGATTTACACGTACGTAGGAGGAATGTGGGCAATCTCCATTACTGATTTTGTCCAAACGATTTTGATCGTAGTCGGATTAGCGGTGCTAGTTTGGGATTTAAAAGAGAAGGCCGGCGGCTTCGATACCGTTCTTTCCAATTCTCAACCCGGCTTTTTTAATTTTTTTCCACCGTTCGAATTGAAAGCGGTACTGGCGTATATTGCGGCATGGATAACTATAGGCTTAGGGTCTATTCCGCAACAGGATATTTTTCAGAGAGTCATGTCGTCCAAATCGGAAAAGGTTGCAGTCTATAGTTCCTATTTAGGAGCGGTCATGTATTTAACCGTAGCTTTTCTACCGCTTTTAGCCGGGTACTTTGCGAGAAAAGTTTATCCGGATATTGCGTTCGGAGACAGTCAAATGATCCTCCCGCAGGTCGTGCTAATCCATTCGTCACTTCTGATTCAAATTCTTTTTTTCGGCGCATTACTTTCCGCAATTCTGAGTACAGCGTCCGGAGCTATTCTTGCACCGGCAACCGTCTTAGGAGAAAATTTGATTCGCCCTCTTCTTAAAGACACCGCAGAAGCTAGATTATTAAAAGTATTACGATTTTCTGTATTATTGGTCACTGCGGTTTCGACGGTAATGGCTTTGAGCCAGACGAACATTTATCAGCTTGTAGCCGATTCTTCTTCGATCAGTTTAGTTTCATTATTTGTTCCGCTTGTGTCCGCTCTTTTTTGGAAGCGGTCGACTGCAACGGGTGCGATTTTCGCCATGTTTTGGGGTACCGCGGCGTGGATCGGTTTTAAATTTTGGGGTCCTGATTGGCTTCCTGCCTCCTTGCTCGGATTGGCGATCAGTTTTATAGGTCAATTAATCGGAACTTTTTTTCCGGTTGCGAAATTGGAGCAAAAGGAATTACTTTAA